The Cydia strobilella chromosome 7, ilCydStro3.1, whole genome shotgun sequence DNA segment GGGccttccacactcgtgcgcgaatctcGGCGCGAAACCGCTAACGCGAGTGAACTTGCAAGACtctaacagttaaactcgatcagctaaTGCTTTTAACCAAACTgagaaatcgccgtgaagttgcgtacgagtgtggagggccctatacgTTAACGTCGCGATATGTTCGCTctgcgaagtcgcgccgcgattcaagCGAATAGTCTGGAGGGggctttatttttaatacagtcgtCCTAATCCTAACTAGCATCCTATAAATTCGTCCTTAAATAGTTAGTGCAGTCAAACACTAGGTTACGTTTTAGGATGCGTACTTGCTAAACGCGATTAGTCGATTACACTAAGTGACTAAGTAACAGGTTACTTCTTACGCTATTCGGTTACACTATTTAGGATTCTGCATTAAGGAAACTATCCAAGGGCTTTAGACGGACTTCTCTGAACTTCATTTTCGGTATAACTAAGTCTAACAGCAACTCTTCTCATTCCAGATCAAGCGAATGCTCAGTCATCCGCGGTTCGTGTACACAAACGTACGTCCCGTACTTGTTCCTAGTGCTGCCGCTCGGGCCCGTCACCCTGACAGGACAGGACTACGTACTGGTGGAGTCCGGGTGCGTCTGTCGGCCGGATCCTTAAAACAAACTTTATTGGTAGGTAGTAAAATGAGGTTAAAAATCCACAGACTATAAATGCTTCCTGTCAGAAAAACAAAAAGTCTGTGGTTTATGTTTCAGTGGGTTTGACATCTAATGGCATGTATTTTTCTTGACCGATTGCAGCGCCATCtgcgttaagctttaaaatttagaatccGTGGCTCAAGTTCAAACTATGACAGCTTATTTAATAGACAAAGTTGCGTCCGAATAATGAATTTGTTTGTGACACGATTCGCTGTGGCCAAGCTTTTAAGGCCTCCACTCATGTCACCGATAATTACATGAAATTCGCGTTTTATCTACATagagccctccacactcgtgcgcgaatcacggcgctaagccgtgaacgcgagtgtggcgtcgatttcgcagattgttcacgccttcgcgccttgtTCCCCGTTTTTTTGTCGGTACTtcggcccgcgtcaaaggagacgagaatacacactattttgactcctctgtggcaagataaatattaattttattatattatgataatattatattaagcaGCTATAttgtacggttttacaacaaaacaaaatggaaaaacagctaaatcacatatgatgccatagataattAACAGTTAAACTCTCTTGCCGCAGTTGccgcgaaccaaactgcgaaatcgccgtgtgAAGTTGTGCGAATGTAGTCGGCGATATGTTcgctccgcgaagtcgcgccgcggtTCATGCACATTGGAGGGGGCTTAAGATCGATCGATTGATCATTTGTGGTACCTACTTAATCATATGCAATTGCAACGTGAGTAGAGCCCTTTAGAGTTGAGCGCTAAACGCGAAAGAAATATTGACTAATtaacacttagtttatataTTCTTAAAACTTTCGGCTTTGCCTATGTATATTCACCTAAATAAATTTTCGAGTTATTTGACAATTTCTTTAATggcatatatacctatatgccATTTGTTATACGTCTACTCAAACCTTGTCCCAAATGAAGCGACGACGTGAAGGACACAAGGTATGTGGAAAGTACTAAATCCTTTGTAGGTGTGGACAATGTCAGTAGCACAAACGTGTGTCATACGCACTGAAATCATTaagaattataatataattctactacgtaaaaaaaatatttttacaagatTTTAAGTGGCATGCTAGAATAttcttttaataatatattcttttaataatttccaTTGCGTTACTTTTTGACGTACGTTCCctggtaacggaatggaaagtGGCAAAATAAAGTGACATATTACTTGTATTCTATCGGATCATTGAAGTGGGTAATACTAAGtaatttttatgcttaataaaataggtacaagcgtttaaaaaattattgaaaatgtgCATTGCTACtaaatttatgtaggtaccagTAGATTTTGAATTTCTAATACAATTTGATATTTTCTGAATATGACTTCGAAATTATAGTATCGCGATTAATTATACGTTGATGGAATGGACACAAAGATTTCTTTTGGTATTTACGTAtttaacgtatgtatgtttgtttgtgtATTAAATCAAAATAGCTTGTTAGATATGATAATAAAGTTTAACTGTATTATCACATACCTAACGAATTTGTTGAAATGACGAAACTGTTTCGTCGTTTTATATTGCATTTATTAAGAATTTGCATTTATATAGAAATGACTGGAATATTGTTCTAAAATACTGTAAAATTGCCGACgaatttatttcattcatttgaTTTTTTATTCTTCGGCCATTTTGCGGTTGGATGGTtggattttatatttaattgacttttttatgtttaatagactgaatttattaatgttaatttataaaaactgtatttattatttttatcctcTGTTGTGATGCAAATGTGTTTGAAATTTAATGTAGTTTATGAGAAGTATGTTtaggattttaaattatttttggtttgTTACAATCTGTCAGAAATTTTCTGTAATATACTAAACTTACGAATGATAAATGTATCAAAGATGAATAAATTGTAGAAATAACTTATTCTCTTATTTTTGATATCATATTTAATCATATACTGTATATTTTGAGATAATTTTGAACGTGTTTATTTGTACGTTCAGGTGAATTTCTAAAGAGGGTGAGTTGTTTAAAATGgtataaaaacttattattgtGAAAAATTTAGCATAGGTGCAGTTTTAAGGATgtaatttggcaaagtataccCTAATAGGGTAGCTGTATAGTACTTAACATCACAAAATAAAGGTAGCTACATTCGGTGGCCTGATTAAAGTAAAGTTAATACCTGAATCCTGCACCCTACATAACCTACATTATtacattatcaatttatcattaCCTTCCTCATCCCAAACCACCATACCGGGAGTGTAAAAAAGGCATCTCTCTACTCGTATTTTTGTGCACATTTTCTTCATGAGATATTCTGTTCAACGACGCTTTTACTGGGATTTAAAACTTGTAGTACTGgaacaattattttaattatagaaatCCTCCTGTGTGTTGATTGGTAAGGTTTGGACCTTCGCCGCTTTGCTTTGGAAATCAATAAGCATTACTAATTCCTAAAACTTGGGGTGTAGCCCAGGCATTAAAGCATTCGTTTAGCCGGCTAAAATATAAGGGCTAAATTGTTTAATAAAGATATAAGAAAACAAAagtatgttttaaatattttattaggtaacAAATCATCACCTtctacttatttacataatagtttattaaagtataaaaataaaatatagttaacTAAAGTATAAAAGTTTACTAAGacgaatacatttttttaaatacttagtaACTTCCTATGTTACCAAAAAGTTACAAAAAGAGTCGAGCAAACGTCGTTCATATAcgatttttcaacattttggcACACTTAGAAAATCATCAGAGTTTTTGTATCAGAACATTTATGCATGTGTCGGTTAAAAACAGTAACAAGTTGTAAATAATATCTGCAAATAACATATAATTGTATAAAGCTTTCACTACTGCTGCTATATATTATCAAAGAttcgtaaatattttaatattgttttcagCTACCTTCTGCAGTTAAACATTTCTGTAGCATTGATAAGCATAAAAGATCACTTTGATAATATACGCAGCACTAAATTGTGGGTCGACGGAAATGGCCACAGCTAAAAACGTGTATTTTTGAAGAGCGAGCATAAGCCTATTGAAGTTTTTATTTAAGCATTTCTAAAAGAATATTATTTGAGTAGATATAGCCGATTAAACTCCGTTAACTTTTCTATCTTGTAACCAGTTTTTGACTACAATATTCGTACTGATCTATTGATCACAATCAACTATTATAATGATACTCGATGAGCTTTTATctgtacaaataataaataatattgttttattttattaaaaaaatatggtaacacaataggaaatATCAACGGCCTTTTAAGTACCACAGGACTTGCACGGGAGGagcgcccgcgagatagactacccgtctttttctaactgtattaattaaagagggacgggtagtctatctcgcgggcgagatagaTAGCGGCAATCATGTGACCCGGCTGGAGaacaaagttttttacaaaTGCTCATTTAACTTCCACCCTTGGCAATTTTCAGGTATCTTTTTTGTTACTATTCGGCCATTTTTACATATAATTACTGCTGGTAACGGTAGTACTGCGGCTGCTGCTGCTGGTGTTGCTGCTGGTGTTGAGGATGGGGTTGAGGATGGGGTTGGGGTTGCGGCTGGAGGGTCTGCAGCTGGGGTTTCGGAGTGGGGATCTTTACCACGATGTCGGTCGGCGTTCGGGACACCTGCGAATACGGGATTCATGTTAattaatttgttgtatatttttgatagcacatgcggtgcaagtgttattttaaacgtcaaacttctatgaaatcatgacgtataaataacttGCAGTGCGTGTGCTATCGAAATCGTTGCAGACCTAGGTCTAACTCTATTTTAGACAGTGCcataaacttattatttttgtggAATGTgtcgccgcatcgcttcgcttcgcgttcgcgtggtgttcgcctacgtattaCTACGCTGCTTTATTGTTAACATGGCAAAATTTTAACAGTGCGTCAATGTCAGAAAATCCTACTACTAAGGTactttagagttagaccaagctaactatACACGGACTTTGCAGTGAAAAAGTGTGGCACTGTGGACTGGTAACCAGTTTGTGGGcatgtaggtaatgattttatcatacttatccaaataaaaGGAGTACCTTTTCATGTGGATAAGGTTTAAATAGgaaaattaacctttatagcccttaacttttgggtatgtctaaaggaaagacgtgaacacagttttgtgtttgactcTTTTGGTTCGTTGCCTCACCTCAGTCCTGAAACCTTTCTTAGGATCAGCAGTATACGTGACGATCCTGATGAACCCAACGCTGTCCACGACGGAGTACGACCCCTCAATGACGCCACCGTCCCTCTGTTCCTTCCTGTTCTAGTGGTGGTTCCTGTTGGTGTACTGGCAGCCTTAAAGCTAGGATTAACCCGAATTCCTTCTCACCTCAGCCTTGAAGCCTTCCTTAGGATCAGCAGTATACGTCACGGTCCTGACGAACCCATCGCTGTCCACGACGGAGTAGGAACCCTTGATGACGTCACCGTCCCTTTGCTCTTTCCTGTTCTGGTAGTTGGTGTACTGGTCATCGTTCACGTCGAAACCGAACTGGTAGGATGGGTGAGGCTGTGGAAAAAACTATGATAAGTCCAATTTTAAAAGAAGCAATTGAATATTCCACCGCCAAGATTTTTACGATTTGGGCTCGTGATGTTTTGGAACGCTGACACACAACGgtctgattctaattttaatatacgtcaaaaattagaTCTAAATACGATATGTTTTTTGTtagaagaaacgtcacttttgacactgactgaTCCAATCCTCATCGTATCTAGACCTAATTTTTGACGTATTACCTAATAAAATTAGAATCGGGCCGTAAATAGATAATACCTACTACATCACTATGATATAACCAtggaaaattaattaaaaattgcagATTATTTTTGCCGATTAAATCCGATCCTGCTTTCTCAGAGACAAGAGCCATTTTAGAAAGCATCTGAATGcgcttttattttgtttctagtTTAGGTTTGTCGTtttctcatggatcccatcatcatcCATACGTACTCAAttgaataaaattcaaaataaagcCGGTCAAATTGCAAATACATATCTCCCTTTTTTGGAATTCTACATTAACCACTATTCTGTCGATGATCTTGACTAAATACTTAATCTTACCCAAGTTAATGGAAATAATTTAATAGGAAATACTAAAGCCCCTTGCAACACCACGTAACACAAACCGGAGTCACCACGTAACACAAATCACCTCAGATCCGATTCCATGTATCAACCGCGGTCATTGACTTCAGATCGAGTTGCATGGCCACTGATGTTATTAACATCGTTCAACGAGAGCAAGCGACTCTAACACTCAGAATAACCAATATATATACGCAACCTCTCcgattatttacttatattttttatggTGTCCTGTTTTTGATCAAATGTGCATggtccattttatttaaagttaatcgaatttaaactatcgtgagacatgaACTTAGCTAACTTTGCAGTTTCACGAGTGATGATACATACGTAAGTGAAACCGCAAAGTTAGCtgttatttaaagttgtacactacactttttCAGAAATgggatttttatattatttctgttCTTCACGAGCTCGTTCGATTTTAAtaggaaaaaaagtgtcccaagatttttatttccattccgttaccatttttgtatatgacggtaacggaatggaaggGAAAAAAATTAATGGAAGTTTAGAGAcacttttcttataattattagGATCAAAAAGCTTATGATTCTAAGTAGAAATACATATAACCGACCCGACCGAACCCGACTCGACCCGACCGAAGACATTACATATTAGAAATACATAGCATTAAAATTTCAAATCTGAAAAaggaaataggtacctacagtgtACAATTAcaactttaaattaatttgcTATCCTTTATAACTAAATACGACTCATAAGTATTTTTGTAACATCTctacactttataaaacaaagtcccccgctgTCTGTGTGGATATAtgtcgcgataaactcaaaaactactgaacggattttcatgcggttttcattgCATTTcggtttaagtgtataatttgttaacccgtgcgaagccggggcaggtcgctagtTGAAGGTCTAAATCCAATTTGCCACAGATCTTTTACTCTGGTTTCGTAAGTCTTGACTCGTTAATCGCTGGTAATACACGACCACTTAGTCCAGACCAGTGAAAGTTGTCCGTGATATGAAACTTGAAGGACTGCGGTTAGAAATGGAGCGGAAGGGGTTTAGGGAGATTGTCAATTAAGTATGGTTACGTAGCTTTGATCTGATGAAATATTATCATAGTCGTTTTGTAATAGCTTATTGATTGGCTTCACTACACGTGCATGTAATGTTAGTTAGTAGATAATCAAACATTACCGATTTATGATGCTTCctgtttatttattgtataaaaaagcAGACATCCGACTTTCTATCCGGAGATGGCGGGTCAAATCCTGGCTCTTTTCAATGAGTATTTCGATACTTATAAAATGATTTAGTATTTATcagtagcttttcggtgaaagaaaatATCGTGAGAAAACTATCTACTACCTTTTGGTATATACAAGCTTTtgccgcgacttcgtctgcgtggatttgggtagcttattttttgattcaatctgctttttatcgattccccatacaaacttccacctccccttttcacccccttaaaggatgacttctgggataaaaactaccctctgtcctttctcgggactcaaactatctctatgccaaatttcaactaaatcggtttagcggtttaagcgtgaagaggtaacagacagacagactttcgcatttataatattagtatggataagtaTGGATATATGTGaagaaaaacaaacaaactcTCCAACTCGCACTGGGCCATCGTGGAGACTATAGCCCTCTCGTAGCTCGCGCGCATCCTGCTGAGCCGCGGGTTGGAATTGGGCAGGTTGAGGATTGTTGTTGAGGTTTATACTGGTAAGTAATTGCTAATACTTACATCGTAGTCTTCAGGCTCGCGTGCGTCCTGTTGCCTCGCGGGCTGGTACTGAGCAGGTTGAGGTCTGTACTGGGGTTGAGGTTGAGGTGCGGGTCTGTACTGTTGAGGTGCTGGTTGGTACTGCTGGTACTGAGGCTCGGCTTGTACTTGGTATGGCTGTGGAAATATTTCGGACTTgagttttattacatattatattatatgtattatcaaATATCTTGACTAGGTGCTGTTGACGTAagtaatgaatgtaatgataaaagAAAACTTCAATAAACCTCGGAACAAATAAAAAAGCTTAAGGTcaataaaaaagaataaatatgtacataatggAAACGGCTATAAATTTGTGTCCGATTAAATTTCGAAATAATTGTAGGTACGAGTAGGTTTGTAGGTACTAATTAAGGCATTTTAGACGTTgttgaattttttaataatttcctgCTTTGTTacaaaacttttcactattTGATTTGTTATGATCATGTAagattaatcgaatttaaactctCGTGCGTGAGACATATAACATTAGAATATTTATTACGGTTTAGACACACGTGTTTCACATGTCTCGCGACTTCCGCGAGTGACTTACACATGAGTCTAAACAAAACCTTCATTGTCGTAAATAGTTAAGtatgttaattttaaaatatttaaatttaggtacttggcgttttagtattttataatattttggtAACAAAATGGAATATTATTAGTAAACTTTTTTAAAAGGCCTTAGTTAGCAgggcattatttaaaaaaatgttttttggaaGTTACTCACCAGTCTAGTGGCCTAGTGGGTGCTGGTTGAGGGCGGGCGATGACTTGCGTCTGCGCTGGTGCTTGTTGTGCCAAGTATTGTCTCAGGAGGTGTGGTGGGATCTCTTGCTGTGGGGTTAATGTGGGAATGGATGTTACTCACCAGTCTAGCGGGTGCTGGTTGTGGGCGGGCGATGACCTGTGTCTGCGCTGGTGCTTGCTGTGCCAAGTACTGTCTCAGGAGGTGTGGTGGGATCTCTTGCTGTGGGGTTAATGTGGGAATGGATGTTACTCACCAGTCTAGCGGGTGCTGGTTGTGGGCGGGCGATGACCTGTGTCTGCGCTGGTGCTTGCTGAGTACTGTCTCAGGAGGTGTGGTGGGATCTCTTGCTGTGGGGTTAATGTGGGAATGGATGTTACTCACCAGTCTAGCGGGTGCTGGTTGTGGGCGGGCGATGACTTGCGTCTGCGCTGGTGCTTGCTGTGCCAAGTATTGTCTCAGGAGGTGTGGTGGGATCTCTTGCTGTGGGGTGAATATGGGAATTCATTAATATATAAAACTTTTTccgaatataataaaaattgtgaaaattttaacgtTAACTAGACTGAGCCATCAAAGTTCAACCTCGGCACCACGGTGACCCTTTTATATGCtccataatttaaaaataaaatcgtttAGTAGCTAGGagttttaaaaaattatatgaatATACCAATCATTTATAAgaatcaattataaaaatacctaattatagGTACATCTCATCAACTACTAGAATATCATCATCTAGGTTTTCTGATACATCtttgcatttattttgtattactcaataaatttattaattatataaaaaagagCGTAGGTACATAAACTTGATGAATTgatttattacttataaatattacaaGTTCCGCATAATAAACACAGTTCTTTTTTTCACCGATATCGAAACTAAGGGTAGTATAAACTTATTCGTGTTTGTTAAAAAGTCAATCGACTTTAACACTTATAAATTCAAGTAGCTTGTGCTTGTACTGATGTTCataaaaaagtacctacattttaagcACTAGGTCACCTACATATGCAAAACAAGAGCAT contains these protein-coding regions:
- the LOC134743276 gene encoding cuticle protein 19.8 isoform X2; translation: MLRKCVALAALGCVLAGPAPRAQHQQYQVQQQEQQEIPPHLLRQYLAQQAPAQTQVIARPQPAPARLPYQVQAEPQYQQYQPAPQQYRPAPQPQPQYRPQPAQYQPARQQDAREPEDYDPHPSYQFGFDVNDDQYTNYQNRKEQRDGDVIKGSYSVVDSDGFVRTVTYTADPKEGFKAEVSRTPTDIVVKIPTPKPQLQTLQPQPQPHPQPHPQHQQQHQQQQPQYYRYQQ
- the LOC134743276 gene encoding cuticle protein 19.8 isoform X1, coding for MLRKCVALAALGCVLAGPAPRAQHQQYQVQQQEQQEIPPHLLRQYLAQQAPAQTQVIARPQPAPARLPYQVQAEPQYQQYQPAPQQYRPAPQPQPQYRPQPAQYQPARQQDAREPEDYDPHPSYQFGFDVNDDQYTNYQNRKEQRDGDVIKGSYSVVDSDGFVRTVTYTADPKEGFKAEVSRTPTDIVVKIPTPKPQLQTLQPQPQPHPQPHPQHQQQHQQQQPQYYRYQQ